One genomic segment of Desulfovibrio sp. UCD-KL4C includes these proteins:
- a CDS encoding iron-containing alcohol dehydrogenase, with translation MSMQIFQAPGRIIFGCGSVSSVGEECAKYGTSALVVTGKSSAAKTGMLDKVSVSLKEAGVLPVIFAEVEQDPSVNTVNKGVAFAREKGCDVIVALGGGSPLDAAKAISLLLTNEGEIQDYEGFKPHKQGMPLVAIPTTAGTASEVTRFTVITDTERKLKMLVGGDGIIPKVALLDPELTLTMPAGVTAATGMDALTHAIEAYISRRAMPLTDIHAIKAIELIGGNLIKAVTDPENIVAREAMLLGQLHAGFAFSNSSVALVHSMSRPLGANFSIPHGKANAMLLPAVMDYNRLACPEKLKDVATALGEDTEGLSSREGALVGVESLFEIFSETGLPATLAEYGVAEKDLTALAEDAIASGSTANNPRKPILNDVISIYSSILGS, from the coding sequence ATGAGTATGCAGATTTTCCAAGCTCCTGGAAGAATAATCTTCGGTTGCGGCAGTGTTAGCTCCGTGGGGGAAGAATGCGCCAAGTACGGAACCTCGGCTTTGGTGGTAACGGGTAAATCCTCTGCAGCTAAGACCGGAATGCTTGATAAGGTCTCAGTTTCATTGAAAGAGGCAGGAGTTCTTCCTGTAATTTTTGCCGAAGTAGAGCAGGACCCTAGTGTAAACACTGTAAACAAAGGTGTGGCGTTTGCTCGTGAAAAGGGATGCGATGTTATCGTGGCCCTTGGCGGTGGAAGCCCACTTGATGCAGCAAAGGCGATTTCCCTGCTATTAACAAATGAAGGTGAAATTCAGGACTATGAAGGATTTAAACCTCATAAACAGGGAATGCCGCTTGTAGCTATTCCAACCACGGCCGGAACAGCAAGCGAAGTAACCCGTTTTACTGTGATCACTGATACTGAGCGCAAGTTAAAAATGCTTGTCGGCGGCGACGGAATTATCCCTAAAGTGGCTTTGCTTGATCCCGAATTAACTCTGACCATGCCTGCTGGAGTTACAGCTGCAACTGGAATGGACGCCCTTACTCACGCGATTGAAGCATACATTTCCCGTAGGGCTATGCCCTTAACAGACATTCATGCCATCAAGGCTATTGAGCTTATCGGCGGCAATTTGATTAAAGCTGTGACAGACCCTGAAAACATTGTTGCCCGTGAAGCGATGCTTTTAGGACAGCTGCATGCCGGATTTGCTTTTTCAAACAGTTCGGTGGCACTCGTTCATTCCATGTCTCGTCCACTCGGAGCCAACTTCTCAATCCCGCATGGCAAAGCAAATGCTATGCTGTTGCCAGCCGTTATGGATTATAACCGTTTAGCCTGTCCTGAAAAGCTTAAAGATGTCGCGACAGCTTTAGGCGAAGACACAGAAGGACTCAGTTCTCGTGAAGGGGCTCTTGTCGGAGTAGAATCTTTATTTGAAATATTCTCCGAAACGGGACTACCTGCAACGTTGGCTGAATACGGAGTTGCAGAAAAAGATCTCACTGCACTGGCAGAAGACGCAATTGCCTCCGGTTCTACCGCAAATAATCCAAGAAAACCAATATTAAACGACGTAATATCAATATATTCTTCTATTCTTGGCTCGTAG
- the preA gene encoding NAD-dependent dihydropyrimidine dehydrogenase subunit PreA, whose translation MSKIIDLSVTQNGITFPNPFLLASAPPTAYGENIMRAFDHGWGGAVLKTLKPDFMDIKDVTPRFATLKDKNKVLGFQNFELVTKRSLADWLPEIEEIKKKYPKQGLIGSIMADIKKESWQEMAKKVQGAGCDGLELNFSCPHGMPERGIGAAIGQDPELVEQITSWVKEVSEVPVWVKITPNIATPIPQAEAALRAGADGLAAINTVQCLMGVDVENFNPLPAVEGQTTYGGYSGRAVKPIGLRIVSQLGKMGVKSISGIGGVSDWKDAVEYMLLGSTTVQVCTEVMLRGYAIVDTMIDQLTDYLGRKEMSAMDLVGKALPSITSHESLSRIHQIVRHEPEQCVSCGRCVIACSDSGYSALRMLNREILLETEKCDGCSLCTHVCPTGSMSMQGACARL comes from the coding sequence ATGAGTAAAATTATCGACCTTTCCGTTACCCAGAACGGCATAACTTTTCCCAATCCCTTTTTGCTTGCTTCGGCTCCACCTACAGCATATGGGGAAAACATAATGCGGGCATTCGATCACGGATGGGGCGGTGCAGTGCTTAAGACACTTAAGCCTGACTTTATGGACATCAAGGATGTTACTCCGCGTTTTGCTACACTCAAGGATAAGAATAAAGTTCTCGGGTTTCAAAATTTTGAACTGGTTACAAAGCGTTCTCTAGCCGATTGGCTTCCAGAGATTGAAGAGATAAAAAAGAAATACCCTAAGCAAGGCCTTATCGGTTCCATCATGGCTGACATAAAAAAAGAGTCATGGCAGGAAATGGCTAAAAAGGTTCAAGGAGCCGGATGTGATGGGCTTGAACTTAATTTTTCATGCCCTCACGGAATGCCGGAAAGAGGTATCGGAGCTGCTATAGGACAAGATCCAGAGTTGGTTGAGCAGATAACTTCATGGGTCAAAGAGGTGTCCGAAGTTCCGGTTTGGGTTAAAATAACTCCTAATATTGCGACCCCGATTCCTCAGGCAGAAGCAGCTTTACGAGCTGGCGCAGACGGCTTGGCTGCAATTAATACCGTCCAATGCTTGATGGGGGTTGATGTTGAAAATTTCAACCCACTTCCTGCTGTGGAAGGCCAGACCACTTACGGCGGGTATTCCGGACGTGCTGTTAAGCCAATCGGGTTGCGTATAGTTTCTCAGCTTGGCAAGATGGGGGTAAAATCAATTTCCGGTATCGGCGGAGTTTCTGATTGGAAGGATGCTGTAGAATATATGTTGCTCGGCTCTACCACTGTTCAGGTGTGTACTGAAGTTATGCTACGTGGGTATGCTATAGTAGATACCATGATCGATCAGTTAACGGATTATCTTGGGCGTAAAGAAATGTCTGCGATGGATTTAGTTGGCAAGGCCTTACCATCCATTACCAGTCATGAATCTCTTTCCCGAATACATCAAATTGTAAGACATGAGCCTGAGCAATGCGTATCTTGTGGCAGGTGTGTAATTGCCTGTTCCGACTCTGGCTACAGTGCTCTCAGAATGCTTAACCGTGAAATATTACTGGAAACTGAAAAGTGTGATGGGTGTTCCTTGTGCACTCATGTTTGCCCAACAGGCAGTATGTCTATGCAGGGTGCTTGCGCAAGGCTTTAA
- a CDS encoding ABC transporter ATP-binding protein, with amino-acid sequence MSSIIKLKNIHKKFGDCTILSGFDLDVKHGEVLALLGPSGIGKSTILRIIAGLEKPDSGSIDIGTSHIGYVFQEARLLPWDTMLNNVALPLQALGIKKDEALERSRHFLKCMELSKFEKMLPHQLSGGMCQRVSIARALAISPKILLLDEPFTGLDKKLKNTMRSLLESSLDTNQTAVIQVTHDHSELLDRTNRTIHLDRKTDQ; translated from the coding sequence ATGAGCTCCATTATTAAATTGAAAAATATCCATAAAAAGTTCGGAGACTGCACGATTCTTTCCGGTTTCGACCTAGACGTTAAGCATGGAGAAGTTTTGGCATTACTCGGTCCCAGCGGTATCGGAAAATCTACCATACTACGCATAATAGCCGGGCTGGAAAAACCAGATTCGGGAAGCATAGATATAGGGACTTCTCACATAGGATACGTATTCCAAGAAGCGCGTCTGCTGCCTTGGGATACAATGCTAAATAACGTTGCCCTGCCACTACAGGCTTTAGGAATAAAAAAAGACGAAGCGTTAGAACGCTCACGCCATTTTCTTAAATGCATGGAGCTTTCTAAATTCGAAAAAATGCTTCCTCACCAACTTTCAGGCGGCATGTGCCAACGTGTTTCAATTGCCAGAGCTCTTGCGATCAGTCCAAAGATTTTACTGTTGGACGAACCTTTCACAGGCTTAGACAAAAAACTTAAAAATACTATGCGCTCTCTTTTGGAATCTTCTTTAGATACTAACCAAACGGCCGTAATACAAGTAACGCACGATCATTCTGAGCTTTTGGATCGAACAAATCGAACTATTCACTTAGACCGCAAAACCGACCAGTGA
- a CDS encoding ABC transporter permease, with the protein MIGSRTDKLPPYVFNLLGLIILLLGWEILARNYSGLVVAAPVETLAALFKLVGNKTFLIMHLVPTLKRITLALVIGIGSGAVLGVLAGLMEPLRLMLAPIRWILTSIPAIIVVVVFMLWFGMGTTMVVSITSTMIAPIVYVNVADSMRSVDSSLMEMAKVYRMPLHMRLTRIYAMALARPLLSSVVIATGNCIRLVVLAEMLGTNQGIGHALAISRTNLQTENLYALTMLAMLIIGGVEVILLRPARKAIERRQT; encoded by the coding sequence ATGATTGGTTCCCGTACCGACAAGCTGCCCCCCTATGTTTTCAATCTTCTCGGGCTTATTATACTCCTTTTAGGATGGGAAATACTTGCCCGTAACTATTCGGGACTGGTAGTGGCAGCACCTGTAGAAACTTTAGCCGCATTATTTAAGCTAGTAGGAAATAAAACATTCCTGATTATGCATCTGGTTCCGACTCTAAAACGTATCACTTTAGCTCTGGTTATTGGAATTGGCAGCGGAGCTGTTCTGGGCGTTCTGGCGGGTTTGATGGAACCTTTACGACTGATGCTCGCTCCAATCCGTTGGATTCTTACGAGCATACCCGCTATAATCGTTGTAGTAGTTTTCATGCTTTGGTTCGGCATGGGAACAACTATGGTGGTGAGTATAACTTCTACCATGATAGCCCCAATAGTATACGTAAATGTTGCCGACAGCATGAGGAGCGTAGACAGCAGCCTTATGGAAATGGCTAAAGTCTACCGCATGCCTTTACATATGCGTTTGACTAGAATTTACGCCATGGCCTTAGCAAGGCCGCTTTTATCATCAGTGGTTATAGCAACGGGTAACTGCATTCGGCTGGTAGTACTGGCTGAAATGCTCGGAACCAACCAAGGCATTGGCCACGCTTTGGCTATATCCCGGACGAACCTTCAGACAGAGAATCTTTATGCACTAACGATGTTGGCAATGCTGATCATAGGTGGTGTGGAGGTAATTCTTTTGCGTCCTGCTCGCAAAGCGATAGAAAGGAGGCAGACATGA
- a CDS encoding class I SAM-dependent methyltransferase — translation MTQQLNALTQPLKSDLLFELMVGPARMAVLETVIEMGLPDILEKTHDPKVIAKALEVETDETNLIYFLDAMTALGFAEKTAGTYTNTPFSKSYLRKESPTYLGGMVKNISRMQHHNLFRIQDLIIQGPPEVKNKNKLDSEEKWKNSVRHLACYQKADMAKRTSSLISSLPEYPSMRRMLDLGCGPGIMCMAVVSNHPFMEGTLCDMPPIMEVAREEIAAAGLESRITTIAGDYNEVDFGKGYDLIWASQTLYYAKDLGAMFSRIHNALNPGGVFISLHEGLTSERTQPPDMVLSRLSLALEGQDVSFEQGEIASHLPRAGFATVETKTMNMPLGPAELVIARKSR, via the coding sequence ATGACACAACAGCTCAACGCCCTGACACAACCTCTGAAATCGGACTTGCTTTTTGAACTGATGGTCGGCCCTGCCCGTATGGCAGTACTGGAAACTGTCATTGAGATGGGACTGCCCGATATACTGGAAAAAACTCACGACCCCAAAGTTATTGCCAAAGCGTTGGAAGTAGAGACAGATGAAACCAACCTGATTTACTTTCTAGATGCCATGACCGCCTTGGGATTTGCTGAAAAAACAGCTGGGACATACACAAATACGCCTTTTTCTAAATCTTACTTGCGGAAAGAAAGCCCTACCTACCTTGGAGGTATGGTCAAAAATATTTCCCGCATGCAACATCATAACCTTTTTCGTATTCAAGATTTAATAATTCAAGGTCCTCCGGAAGTTAAAAATAAAAATAAATTAGACAGTGAAGAAAAATGGAAAAATTCCGTTCGCCATTTAGCCTGCTATCAAAAAGCAGACATGGCAAAAAGAACAAGCTCCTTAATTTCTTCTTTGCCTGAATATCCCAGCATGCGACGCATGCTGGACCTCGGCTGCGGCCCCGGGATCATGTGCATGGCAGTAGTCTCAAACCATCCTTTTATGGAAGGAACCCTATGCGATATGCCTCCAATTATGGAGGTTGCGCGTGAAGAAATAGCTGCAGCAGGGCTCGAATCACGAATAACTACAATTGCTGGAGATTATAATGAAGTTGACTTCGGCAAAGGTTACGACCTGATATGGGCTAGCCAAACCCTTTATTATGCCAAAGATCTTGGAGCCATGTTCTCACGTATACATAACGCCCTCAATCCAGGTGGAGTCTTCATCAGCCTCCACGAAGGGCTCACCAGCGAACGGACCCAACCACCGGATATGGTCTTGTCCCGCCTTTCTCTTGCCCTAGAGGGACAAGATGTTTCTTTTGAACAAGGAGAGATAGCTTCACACTTACCTAGAGCCGGATTCGCTACAGTAGAAACCAAAACTATGAACATGCCTTTGGGCCCGGCTGAACTGGTCATTGCTCGTAAAAGTAGATAA
- a CDS encoding TonB-dependent receptor, which yields MKQIKFFILAVTFSFLISYPALAADEPSPDDKQKTLTMETFTVSASKREGTIKDFPGNISVMDDMFIETRGIDTLDDLTRFAPNVYIKNTSSGGSIVCRGISTIDTSLFSPMGLYVDDVPYPIGYMSDQDLFDVDRIEILRGPQATLYGRNSESGVINVVLKQPDNEKHKKVMLELGNYYTARLGISASGPISEDELYYGISMQGLTTRGYNTNILTNDDDVNGKKTFNGRGTIRWTPTDDWDISFNLDGAMRDLGISALRYMEGPSATDRYKVTSNESDKATEEEIGQSAKIKRSWSNMELTSITSHRTFDREHHLDSDRTAKEISYSDLNMDTDSWNQEIRLASKGKSDLSWLVGVYGSYENIDAGINFTNVKPALSSTRLGNSEGTEYALFGQATYEIINGLRLTGGTRLDTTYNTGEQTYTPNTGATSYKESVDDTEFLPMGSVAYDFNSHVTAYTTVSTGFLAGGFNFYSATDADSFAYDAEHTLNYEAGIKTNWFNNILTFNLTGFYTDITDKQVRESVADGGVGAWKFSNAAEAHTQGIEVESRYKPIPELQFIAGFGYADSEIDDWSTIVGGKSVDYSGKKLPWAPEYTYNFDVQYNHASGFFAVADLLGTGEQYFDAANDLKGDAYQTVNLRLGYKTGDLEVSIWSENIFDTAYAVKKVASGTGDTMVEDGAPTTYGVTLNWSF from the coding sequence ATGAAACAAATTAAATTTTTTATCCTTGCAGTCACATTCAGCTTCCTTATTTCGTATCCCGCATTAGCGGCTGACGAGCCTTCTCCTGATGACAAGCAAAAAACATTAACAATGGAAACTTTTACTGTTTCTGCCTCCAAACGTGAGGGTACAATAAAAGATTTTCCAGGTAACATTTCAGTAATGGACGATATGTTCATAGAAACACGGGGAATAGATACGCTTGATGATCTAACACGGTTTGCTCCAAACGTTTATATAAAAAACACCAGCTCTGGAGGATCAATTGTATGCCGGGGAATCTCCACTATTGATACGTCTCTATTCAGTCCTATGGGGCTTTATGTAGATGATGTGCCATACCCTATAGGATACATGAGCGATCAAGATCTATTTGACGTTGACCGAATTGAGATCCTACGTGGTCCGCAGGCCACATTGTATGGAAGAAACAGTGAATCAGGAGTTATCAATGTAGTTCTTAAGCAACCTGATAATGAGAAACATAAGAAAGTTATGTTGGAGTTAGGTAACTATTACACAGCTCGTCTAGGGATCAGTGCCAGCGGCCCAATTTCTGAAGATGAACTTTACTACGGCATCTCTATGCAAGGTTTAACAACCAGAGGTTACAACACAAACATTTTAACAAATGACGACGATGTAAATGGGAAAAAAACCTTTAACGGACGCGGTACCATACGCTGGACCCCGACTGATGACTGGGACATTTCATTTAATCTTGATGGAGCAATGCGCGACCTTGGTATAAGTGCTCTGCGATATATGGAAGGACCGAGTGCAACTGACCGGTACAAGGTAACCAGTAACGAAAGTGATAAAGCAACGGAAGAAGAAATCGGACAGTCTGCGAAAATCAAACGTTCATGGTCAAACATGGAATTAACCTCCATCACCAGTCATCGCACGTTCGACCGAGAACACCATTTAGACAGTGATAGGACAGCCAAGGAGATTTCATATTCGGATCTAAATATGGACACGGATAGTTGGAACCAAGAAATACGTCTTGCCTCTAAGGGCAAAAGCGACCTGAGTTGGTTAGTTGGGGTTTACGGAAGCTACGAAAATATTGATGCCGGAATTAACTTCACCAACGTAAAGCCAGCTTTAAGTTCCACGCGGCTCGGTAATAGCGAAGGAACAGAATACGCACTTTTTGGACAGGCAACTTACGAAATAATAAATGGCCTACGCCTCACTGGTGGTACGCGGCTGGATACGACCTATAACACAGGAGAACAGACTTACACCCCAAATACAGGTGCTACTTCTTATAAAGAATCCGTTGATGATACAGAGTTTCTACCCATGGGATCTGTAGCCTATGATTTTAACTCCCATGTCACAGCTTACACCACAGTATCTACAGGATTTTTAGCTGGAGGTTTCAACTTTTACTCAGCCACAGACGCTGACAGTTTTGCTTACGACGCAGAACATACACTTAACTACGAAGCTGGTATCAAAACTAACTGGTTTAATAATATATTAACCTTCAACCTTACTGGTTTCTATACTGATATTACCGACAAGCAGGTTCGAGAATCTGTAGCCGACGGAGGAGTTGGAGCATGGAAATTCAGTAATGCTGCCGAAGCTCATACTCAAGGAATTGAAGTGGAAAGCCGTTATAAACCAATTCCAGAGCTACAATTTATAGCCGGCTTTGGATACGCAGACTCCGAAATTGATGATTGGAGTACAATAGTAGGCGGAAAAAGTGTTGACTATAGTGGCAAAAAGCTGCCGTGGGCTCCAGAATATACATATAATTTTGACGTTCAATACAATCACGCAAGCGGCTTTTTTGCTGTTGCCGATCTCTTGGGTACAGGCGAACAGTATTTTGACGCAGCCAACGATCTTAAAGGAGATGCTTACCAAACAGTTAACTTACGCTTAGGATATAAGACTGGTGATTTAGAGGTTTCCATATGGTCCGAAAATATTTTTGACACGGCCTATGCTGTTAAAAAAGTAGCCAGTGGGACAGGAGATACTATGGTCGAAGACGGTGCTCCCACAACATACGGTGTAACCCTAAACTGGAGTTTTTAA
- a CDS encoding AraC family transcriptional regulator: MKSDITQNESSQQCTPLQFSAKSGILGSKYFKNISLRPGLTLTISRTTTQSVLKVPFDRDDAPIQFGFTYSGKNRCSFSGGTLRNQSDEMQTGSNGIFYLPKTCGIIERSNDESSCVLGIIVSPKFLRDYFMDNMDILPKTFQKTLEGCKNNPMHWFGTCNPTKLHLLTQILECQHTGGVRKLFVEGRVMDLLAIQLQDYIRSETSKCPRMHPLSTEEVERIRTAGKILVSDLENPPSIHELANHIGINEKKLKNGFRQVYDTSVFGYFREYRMQKAHDLLQQGNNNVTEVAYTVGYLSLSHFSQAFKKRFGILPKEFLTRQRLLLAP; the protein is encoded by the coding sequence GTGAAATCAGATATCACCCAGAACGAGTCATCCCAACAATGCACTCCACTTCAATTCTCAGCAAAAAGTGGAATTTTGGGATCTAAATATTTCAAAAACATTTCACTGCGACCAGGTCTTACGCTGACCATCTCCAGAACAACAACCCAATCGGTTCTAAAAGTCCCCTTTGACAGAGATGATGCCCCTATACAGTTCGGGTTCACCTATTCAGGTAAAAACAGATGCTCCTTCTCCGGCGGAACGTTGCGTAATCAAAGCGACGAGATGCAAACAGGATCAAACGGGATCTTCTATCTTCCAAAAACATGCGGAATTATAGAACGTTCTAACGATGAGTCCTCTTGTGTCTTAGGTATAATTGTTTCACCTAAATTTCTTCGTGACTATTTTATGGACAACATGGACATACTACCTAAAACCTTTCAAAAGACTCTTGAAGGTTGCAAAAATAATCCTATGCATTGGTTTGGAACTTGTAATCCAACCAAGCTCCATCTGCTGACTCAAATTTTAGAATGCCAGCATACGGGCGGAGTACGGAAATTGTTTGTAGAAGGAAGAGTTATGGACCTTCTAGCTATACAACTTCAGGATTATATAAGATCAGAAACCAGCAAATGCCCTAGAATGCATCCTTTAAGCACGGAAGAGGTTGAACGCATTCGCACTGCCGGCAAAATCTTAGTTAGCGATTTGGAAAACCCGCCAAGCATACATGAACTTGCAAATCATATTGGTATTAATGAAAAGAAATTAAAGAACGGTTTTCGCCAAGTCTACGACACTTCTGTTTTCGGTTACTTCAGAGAATACAGAATGCAAAAAGCGCATGATCTTTTACAACAGGGAAATAATAACGTGACTGAAGTTGCTTACACAGTGGGATACCTAAGCTTAAGTCATTTCAGTCAAGCATTCAAAAAACGTTTTGGCATTTTGCCCAAAGAGTTCTTAACCAGACAGCGTCTTTTGCTAGCTCCCTAA
- a CDS encoding 4Fe-4S dicluster domain-containing protein has translation MKEYIIQFNPELCIQCHGCETACKAWRDLPYGIQFRRVLNLWYGSYPLVKSKSLSLSCLHCTNPECVEACPVEAISKNVENGRVLVDATLCIGCKACAKACPFGVPQFGEDKIMQKCDLCVDQPMVTSQPPCVATCPGNALTMTKIIPAKKNIYEADILEKLVHSSQKQKTF, from the coding sequence TTGAAAGAATATATAATTCAGTTCAATCCAGAACTGTGCATTCAGTGTCACGGATGTGAAACTGCCTGCAAAGCGTGGCGAGACCTCCCTTACGGCATTCAATTCCGAAGGGTCCTCAATCTTTGGTACGGCAGCTACCCCTTGGTAAAAAGCAAAAGCTTATCCCTTTCCTGCCTGCATTGCACCAACCCAGAATGTGTCGAGGCATGTCCTGTGGAAGCCATCTCCAAGAATGTTGAAAATGGTAGAGTGCTCGTAGATGCAACGCTTTGTATCGGGTGCAAAGCGTGTGCGAAAGCGTGCCCCTTTGGTGTTCCCCAGTTTGGTGAGGATAAAATCATGCAAAAATGCGACTTGTGCGTTGATCAACCAATGGTAACATCGCAACCTCCTTGCGTGGCAACTTGCCCTGGAAATGCTCTGACCATGACAAAAATCATTCCGGCAAAAAAGAACATCTATGAAGCAGATATACTGGAAAAGCTCGTGCATAGCAGCCAAAAACAAAAAACATTTTAG